A stretch of Aureispira sp. CCB-E DNA encodes these proteins:
- the dinB gene encoding DNA polymerase IV, protein MDAFYASIEQRDHPELKGKAIAVGGGGSRGVVATASYEARKYGVHSAMSSFRAKQLCPQLIFVPARFDVYRQVSQQIRTIFESYTDSIEPLSLDEAYLDVTTNKKNIALATDVATSIMQDIWEATQLTCSAGVSYCKFIAKIASDLKKPNGITVIRPHQAIPFLEQLPVKKFHGVGKVTAEKMRSLGLQTGGDLKKLTKLELAQYFGKVGRFYYNIVRGIDNRPVNSNRIRKSLAVERTFREDLSTFEDIVIALEPIILQFFERLTKANNFGRTITLKLKTSDFQLMTRSLSKEYYITSLDEIRKFAHELLRDNIDSFEKIRLIGLTASNLQKQGDIPGIGYQLKFDFDDF, encoded by the coding sequence ATGGATGCATTTTATGCTTCCATAGAGCAGCGAGACCATCCAGAACTGAAAGGAAAAGCTATAGCTGTAGGAGGAGGAGGTTCTAGAGGAGTGGTGGCAACGGCTAGTTATGAGGCTCGTAAATATGGGGTGCACTCTGCAATGTCTAGCTTTAGAGCCAAGCAATTATGTCCTCAACTAATTTTTGTCCCTGCTCGATTTGATGTGTATCGGCAAGTTTCGCAACAGATTCGTACAATTTTTGAATCGTATACAGATTCGATAGAGCCTCTTTCGTTGGATGAGGCTTATTTGGATGTAACAACCAATAAAAAAAATATTGCCTTGGCAACAGATGTAGCCACTAGCATCATGCAAGACATTTGGGAAGCTACACAATTGACCTGTTCTGCGGGTGTTTCCTACTGTAAATTTATTGCTAAAATTGCTTCGGATTTAAAGAAACCCAATGGCATTACGGTTATTCGTCCTCATCAAGCTATTCCCTTTTTGGAGCAATTGCCCGTAAAAAAATTCCATGGAGTCGGAAAGGTAACGGCTGAAAAAATGCGTAGCCTTGGTCTTCAAACGGGAGGAGATCTTAAAAAATTGACCAAACTAGAGTTGGCGCAATATTTTGGTAAGGTCGGGCGATTTTATTATAACATTGTCCGAGGAATTGACAACCGACCAGTTAATTCCAATCGCATTCGAAAATCGTTGGCTGTAGAACGAACCTTTAGAGAAGATTTATCAACATTTGAAGATATTGTAATAGCCTTAGAGCCAATTATCTTACAGTTTTTTGAACGGCTGACCAAAGCCAATAATTTTGGTAGAACGATTACACTAAAGTTAAAAACAAGTGATTTTCAACTCATGACTCGCTCTTTGTCGAAGGAGTACTATATTACTTCTTTGGATGAAATTCGGAAGTTTGCCCACGAGTTATTACGAGATAACATAGATAGCTTTGAAAAAATAAGACTAATAGGTCTAACTGCATCTAATTTGCAAAAACAAGGAGATATTCCTGGTATAGGTTATCAACTTAAATTTGATTTTGATGATTTTTGA